The Glutamicibacter mishrai DNA window CTACGGCATCGATACCGCTCGCAACATCTTTGGGGCCAAGGCAGACCTGGTTGTTGACCCAGTGTTCCTGCTGGACCAGAACCACTACAGCGAACTGGCTGCGAAGGCAACGATCTCGCCAGAAGGCAAGTACATGGCCGTCTTCTTCCTGGATCCAACTCCAGAGAAGAAATCCACGGCACTGGCCATCCTTGAAAAGACCGGGTTGGAAAAGATCCTCGTGATCTGCAATCCGGATGAGGGACGCACAGCTGCCCAGGAGATTTGGGCTGACGAACCACGCGCAGAAATTATCGAGAGCGATTCGCCGGAAAACTTCCTGCGTGGTTACAAGGATTCCAGCTATGTGGTCACCGACAGCTTCCACGGCACCGCATTCTCGGTTATCTTCGAGAAGCCATTCTCCTCGATCTACAACAACAAGCGTGGCGCTGACCGGTTCAAAAACCTGCTGTCGTCCCTCGGCTTCGGTGACACCCGACGCGTCTACGAGAGTGATACCGCCGAGACAATCAACGCAAATGACAACGTCTCGCTGGACATTGATTTCACCAAGGCACGCAACTACATCGAGAACGGCCGCAAGACTTCCCTCGAATGGTTGAACGCGGCCCTGGACCCGGCAGTCAAATCATCAGCCGCCCTTGAAAACGGCAAGGCCGTGATTGACGCTGCCAGCGCCTCGGTGCAGAGCCACACGCTGGATCTGGACTTCTCGGCAAACAGCGACATCTGGGCTATCACCAAGGGCAAGGACGGCGTTTCACTGAGCGTCGGCAAGGACAAGGACCTGCGCGGAAAGCATGTCTGGACCGATCTGCCCGAACCATTGACTCCTGGCTCCCGCAAGCGCCTGAAGATCCAGTGGGCTCCAACCACCAAGACCAAGAGCATCAACGTGCACCTGCGCAATCCGCAGTCCGGTACGTTCAAGGTCATCGGCAAGGCAGAAGTCGCGGAGACTTCCGGCGGCCTTCGCACCGATGAATTCGAGTTCTCGGTAGCTGAAGCCGGCCTGAGCCAGGTCATGCTCGGTGCCCTGCACTTCACCGGTCCACAAGCCGGCGCCCAGGTTCATGAGATCTCCATTACGGATATCAAGCCCAAGGCACTAGCCGCCCCAGCAGCACCAGCGAAGTCCAACGACGACATCGTTGAAGGGTTCTCGAAGCAAGCACGCCGCTTGGCGCTGCATGACTACGAATCCCAGGTACGTTCGTTTAGCCGTGGCCGCTCAGCAGATTCCGTCACCGGAATCCGGGCACGCATGTTCTTCCACGCCCACGCGATCGAAAAGGGCCTGACCCACAGTAACTTCCGTCCAGGTTTCGGCCGCGTCGCCATTCCTGGCCTTGCCAAGGAAATGAACGCCTGGATCACCCGCGGCCTGGACACCAACGACACCATCGTGCAGAGCTCCGCATCGGTGATGAAGGCCTACTTTGCCCGCAACGAGGAAACCAATACGGATGTCTCGCACTTCCGCAATCTGTTCTCGGCACAGGCACTGGACGTCATCGCCAATGGCCGAGTAGGCGAGGGTGGAGCATTCCCTGCTGCGAACCACCGTGAAGATCCGGTAGAGACTCCCAACGATGACCGCGCGTTCATGGACGTGATGTACGGGCGTCGAAGCGTACGAGAGTTCGTCGATACCCCAGTTGACGACGCAGCCATTTCGGCCGCCGTGCAGATTGCAATGCAGTCGCCATCCGTCTGCAGCCGTCAGGGTGCACGTGTTCACCAGTTTGATGACCCGGAAACCATCAAGCAGCTCTTGGAAGTACAGGGTGGATTCTTTGGATTCAAGGCACCACCACGCCTTCTGCTGGTGACTGCAGACCTGGATGCGTTCCTCTTCGCTCCAGAACGCAATCAGCCATTCGTTGATGGGGGACTGTTCATGATGTCCCTGCTTCTTGGACTGACCCAGATGGAGCTCGGCTCGTGCCTGCTGAACACCGCCATGGGCGTGGAGAAGGAACAGAAGATCCGGAACATCGTCGATATTCCAGAAAACGAAGTATTCATCGCGTTCGTAGCCGTCGGCAACTTCGACAAGAATGTCCTGGTTCCTCGCTCCAAGCGAGTTGAATCAGACAGCATTCTGAAGCGACACGCATAGATCTTAGACCCGGTTAGGAACGTAACAAGAGTATGACGATGCCAGCAACATTTGAACAGGAACAGATCGAAGGACCTGACATGACCGAGTCAAGCACCTCTTACCCCGTACAACCGGGAATCTGGCTGCAAGCCGGAATCTCGACGGAACAAGAAGCGCACTTTCATGTCTACGGTCCAGTGGGCATCTCGCTCAGCCGGGGCGTGGCAGAATTCGCCCCGGGCGGGCTGCTCTCCACGAGCACGTACTACAACGTGTTCAACTACGGAAAGTGGAGAAGGATCTGCGGAAACCTTCCACTGGAACTCCAGCTCAAGGGCCACGGACGCTACCAGCTGAACGTCTTCCAAGCTGACCGCCATAAGTCATGGCACAAGATTGTCAGTGAAGTTATCACCCTCGACGGCACATACCGCCAGCCGGTGGTCATCGACGAGTCGACCTCTGATGAGTCCTTGCTGTTCTTCGACCTGATGGCGCTCAAGGACGGCGAGCTGGAAGATTTTGCCTGGGCAACCACGGCAACGCCAGTACGCACTCCGGAATTGATGCTTTCGGTAACGACTTTCCGACGTGAAGATGAAGTTGAGAACACCATCTCTCGTTTCCGCGAAT harbors:
- a CDS encoding polysaccharide pyruvyl transferase family protein; its protein translation is MRNFPLVDPKNKYDVAVLGWWYGKNYGSILTYYGLNRAIENLGRSVLMVHEPLGYNGFRVRWPDDILSMDFARRTGYQYTEQMHYSQLGKLNELADNFVVGSDQLWNPLIGRVNDDLFLDFVAPDRNRVAYGTSFGNRGTEKFKPEFIAKHAQNLQKFKAISVRENYGIDTARNIFGAKADLVVDPVFLLDQNHYSELAAKATISPEGKYMAVFFLDPTPEKKSTALAILEKTGLEKILVICNPDEGRTAAQEIWADEPRAEIIESDSPENFLRGYKDSSYVVTDSFHGTAFSVIFEKPFSSIYNNKRGADRFKNLLSSLGFGDTRRVYESDTAETINANDNVSLDIDFTKARNYIENGRKTSLEWLNAALDPAVKSSAALENGKAVIDAASASVQSHTLDLDFSANSDIWAITKGKDGVSLSVGKDKDLRGKHVWTDLPEPLTPGSRKRLKIQWAPTTKTKSINVHLRNPQSGTFKVIGKAEVAETSGGLRTDEFEFSVAEAGLSQVMLGALHFTGPQAGAQVHEISITDIKPKALAAPAAPAKSNDDIVEGFSKQARRLALHDYESQVRSFSRGRSADSVTGIRARMFFHAHAIEKGLTHSNFRPGFGRVAIPGLAKEMNAWITRGLDTNDTIVQSSASVMKAYFARNEETNTDVSHFRNLFSAQALDVIANGRVGEGGAFPAANHREDPVETPNDDRAFMDVMYGRRSVREFVDTPVDDAAISAAVQIAMQSPSVCSRQGARVHQFDDPETIKQLLEVQGGFFGFKAPPRLLLVTADLDAFLFAPERNQPFVDGGLFMMSLLLGLTQMELGSCLLNTAMGVEKEQKIRNIVDIPENEVFIAFVAVGNFDKNVLVPRSKRVESDSILKRHA